One Aegilops tauschii subsp. strangulata cultivar AL8/78 chromosome 7, Aet v6.0, whole genome shotgun sequence genomic window carries:
- the LOC123493376 gene encoding sulfiredoxin, chloroplastic/mitochondrial-like has protein sequence MASTSSLDLGKIVPPAGFLHCRAAVLSAPVLWGRSASGRCSLAVSVSSSNGAAGLSPLSDSEKKGPVVMEIPLEDIRRPLMRTRANDSDKVQELMDSIRVISLQVPVGFLSFNINFSKIIFF, from the exons ATGGCGTCGACCTCTAGCTTGGATTTGGGAAAGATTGTGCCGCCGGCCGGCTTCCTCCACTGCCGCGCCGCCGTCCTCAGCGCCCCTGTTCTCTGGGGGAGGAGCGCGAGCGGGCGGTGCAGCCTCGCCGTCTCGGTCTCGTCCTCCAATG GTGCAGCTGGGCTCTCCCCACTGAGTGACTCGGAGAAGAAAGGTCCTGTGGTGATGGAGATCCCGCTGGAAGATATCCGGAGGCCGCTAATGCGAACGCGTGCTAATGATTCTGATAAGGTGCAGGAGCTCATGGACAGCATCCGTGTCATCAGCCTCCAAGTACCTGTGGGCTTCCTTTCCTTTAACATTAATTTTTCCAAAATTATTTTCTTTTAG
- the LOC109755396 gene encoding uncharacterized protein, with amino-acid sequence MAAVCPRRHPSDPRRISLLRDLPFLLESLPAATPSNKIGVEPPAPAVPVDPRPSASEPASTASSASASPRRSSVRVAAVVFVPQPKRCPESHCLLLSGAHSGSRPCRVDRQVPRRPACSFKSVEAGPPCCPLARIQPPLLPVAPPATKSFVTGLCFLCNEQKLCSSHAPGDRAAALVLESVDQARSRNSVWPSSSCARAQSSVSFRSCEDSFDYIRLSSSWTRSSS; translated from the exons ATGGCCGCCGTTTGTCCTCGTCGCCACCCTTCGGATCCGCGCCGGATCAGCCTCCTCCGCGACCTCCCCTTCTTGCTGGAGTCCCTCCCCGCTGCAACTCCCTCGAACAAGATCGGGGTCGAGCCTCCCGCTCCTGCCGTCCCCGTTGACCCGCGCCCGTCCGCCTCGGAGCCGGCCTCCACCGCCTCCTCCGCATCTGCTTCGCCTCGCCGGAGCTCCGTACGCGTCGCTGCCGTCGTCTTCGTGCCGCAGCCCAAGCGCTGCCCCGAGTCGCACTGCCTCCTTCTGTCGGGAGCACACAGCGGAAGCCGCCCCTGCCGCGTTGACCGCCAAGTCCCACGCCGCCCCGCCTGCTCCTTCAAGTCCGTCGAGGCCGGTCCTCCCTGCTGCCCTCTCGCCCGGATCCAGCCACCCCTGCTTCCCGTCGCGCCGCCCGCCACCAAGTCCTTCGTCACCGGCCTCTGCTTCCTCTGCAACGAGCAGAAGCTCTGCTCGTCCCACGCGCCTGGAGATCGAGCAGCTGCGCTCGTTCTCGAGAGCGTTGACCAGGCCCGCAGCCGCAACAGCGTGTGGCCCAGCTCCTCCTGCGCCAGGGCCCAAT cttcggtttcgttcaggagttgtgaggattcgttcgactacatccgtttgtcttcttcatggactcgttcttcttcctag
- the LOC109755403 gene encoding protein REVEILLE 6-like: protein MYIGHCQFPFTMGGLVNENFEVREDEGTTMDDNGFSFRCALEDTRIRKTEEALMMVDKNKMGVLENNTSVDRPAVAAHQRKFWTKEEHKSFLYGLEVYGRGDWKNISKHFVTTKTPVQVSSHAQKYFKRIEKKASSRTKRYSINDVRLHDNELLAANNSSAPGQTLSFTSLNNDPSFRLQAPTSSFTVMNNLAQCSPSIYNQQVGQQPMWREQQMMGSTAPVMGGVGNYVPDGQQGSAYFYLANV, encoded by the exons ATGTACATTGGACACTGTCAATTTCCATTTACAATGGGCGGCCTTGTTAATGAAAACTTTGAGGTACGAGAGGATGAGGGTACAACCATGGATGATAATGGATTTTCATTTCGTTGCGCACTGGAGGATACTAGAATCAGGAAGACGGAGGAGGCTCTGATGATGGTAGACAAGAACAAGATGGGGGTCTTGGAGAACAATACTTCCGTTGATCGACCAGCTGTTGCCGCACATCAACGAAAGTTTTGGACCAAAGAGGAACACAA GTCATTTCTTTATGGGCTGGAAGTCTATGGCCGTGGCGACTGGAAAAACATATCCAAGCACTTCGTCACCACTAAGACCCCTGTCCAAGTTTCAAGCCATGCACAAAAGTATTTCAAGAGAATAGAGAAAAAGGCATCGTCAAGGACAAAGCGTTACAGCATCAATGATGTCAGGCTCCATGACAACGAGCTATTGGCAGCAAATAATAGTTCTGCCCCTGGGCAAACCCTTTCTTTCACCAGCCTCAACAATGACCCAAGCTTTAGGTTGCAGGCTCCGACGAGCTCGTTCACAGTCATGAACAACCTAGCTCAGTGCTCCCCTTCCATATATAATCAACAAGTGGGCCAGCAGCCAATGTGGCGTGAGCAGCAGATGATGGGTTCTACTGCACCTGTAATGGGCGGGGTAGGAAACTATGTGCCTGATGGCCAACAAGGGTCAGCTTATTTTTATCTTGCCAATGTATGA
- the LOC109755390 gene encoding uncharacterized protein codes for MYDDNDDKNKKHNYIVNSLHALFPSKTMKQVTHLYIDLAVEMHMSQRREGTHVTSGSPQNIFTFCYPVNGNYELLPMEENGASSTHGIYTMGDHANENFGVREEATIVDNNGLSFGCAMENTGITVTGEAPLMADNNKMKVLENNISIDQPVVAPHQWGFWTDEEHSMGGLVNENFEVQEDEGTAMDDNRFSFHCALEDTRIRKTEEAPMMVDKNKMVVLENNTSVDRPAVAAHQRKFWTKEEHKSFLYGLEVYGRGDWKNISKHFVTTKTPVQVSSHAQKFFKRIEKKASSGTKHYSINDVRLHDNELLAANNSSAPRQTLSFTSLNNDPSYRLQAPTSSFAVMNNLAQCSPSIYNQQVGQQPMWREQQMMGSTAAVMGGVGNYVPDGQQGSAYFYLGNV; via the exons ATGTACGACGATAACGATGACAAGAACAAGAAGCACAACTACATCGTGAATTCTCTCCATGCATTGTTCCCTTCAAAGACCATGAAACAGGTAACACATCTTTATATTGATCTCGCCGTGGAAATGCATATGAGCCAACGGAGGGAGGGGACCCATGTTACTAGTGGTAGCCCGCAAAACATTTTCACCTTTTGTTACCCTGTCAACGGTAACTATGAGCTCCTACCGATGGAGGAGAATGGTGCTAGCAGCACACACGGTATCTACACCATGGGCGACCATGCGAATGAAAACTTCGGTGTACGAGAGGAGGCAACAATCGTGGACAATAATGGATTGTCCTTTGGTTGTGCAATGGAGAATACGGGGATCACGGTGACGGGTGAGGCACCGCTGATGGCAGACAATAACAAGATGAAGGTGTTGGAGAACAATATTTCCATAGACCAACCAGTTGTTGCCCCACATCAATGGGGTTTTTGGACCGACGAGGAACACAG CATGGGCGGCCTTGTTAATGAAAACTTTGAGGTACAAGAGGATGAGGGTACAGCCATGGATGATAATAGATTTTCATTTCATTGCGCACTGGAGGATACAAGAATCAGGAAGACGGAGGAGGCTCCGATGATGGTAGACAAGAACAAGATGGTGGTCTTGGAGAACAATACTTCTGTTGATCGACCAGCTGTTGCCGCACATCAACGAAAGTTTTGGACCAAAGAGGAACACAA GTCATTTCTTTATGGGCTGGAAGTCTATGGCCGTGGCGACTGGAAAAACATATCCAAGCACTTCGTCACCACTAAGACCCCTGTCCAAGTTTCAAGCCATGCACAAAAGTTTTTCAAGAGAATAGAGAAAAAGGCATCGTCAGGGACAAAGCATTACAGCATCAATGATGTCAGGCTCCATGACAATGAGCTATTGGCAGCAAATAATAGTTCTGCCCCTCGGCAAACCCTTTCTTTCACCAGCCTCAACAATGACCCAAGCTATAGGTTGCAGGCTCCGACGAGCTCGTTCGCAGTCATGAACAACCTAGCTCAGTGCTCGCCTTCCATATATAATCAACAAGTGGGCCAGCAGCCAATGTGGCGTGAGCAGCAGATGATGGGTTCTACTGCAGCTGTAATGGGCGGGGTAGGAAACTATGTGCCTGATGGCCAACAAGGGTCAGCTTATTTTTATCTTGGCAATGTATGA